One Micromonospora craniellae genomic region harbors:
- a CDS encoding Ig-like domain-containing protein, with amino-acid sequence MPLSRIQVSPRIANQPGRHRRWWWAAGSSMAALVLAATGVSVTAAPATAGPGLAPEVTLTSPTNNSSVVSVCSVRLTADARARIGIVDRVEFHVNDVFVGSDTSAPYELDVPPGHPAFRNGDGSGMPRHRAVARVVTVAPAATADSPTVKLSLVPPPPALMVIACPSGIRVPEGGSTTTSFVTTACATTPGLTLTVTGDAGISVTPSAFPPGSRENWVTVSAAPGSIGAITRITATSNGASCLSASATVTVGPPT; translated from the coding sequence ATGCCACTGTCACGGATCCAGGTGTCGCCCCGTATCGCGAACCAACCCGGGCGCCACCGCCGCTGGTGGTGGGCGGCGGGCAGCTCCATGGCCGCTCTCGTCCTGGCCGCCACCGGCGTGTCCGTGACCGCCGCGCCGGCGACCGCCGGGCCCGGCCTTGCGCCGGAGGTGACGCTGACCAGCCCGACGAACAACAGCAGCGTGGTGTCGGTATGCTCGGTCCGGCTAACCGCTGACGCGAGAGCCCGAATCGGCATCGTGGACCGGGTCGAATTCCACGTCAACGACGTGTTCGTCGGCAGCGACACCAGCGCACCTTACGAGTTGGACGTGCCTCCGGGACACCCCGCGTTCCGCAACGGCGACGGCTCTGGCATGCCCCGACACCGGGCGGTAGCCCGGGTCGTCACCGTCGCACCGGCTGCCACCGCCGACTCGCCGACGGTCAAACTCAGCCTGGTGCCGCCACCGCCGGCACTGATGGTGATCGCCTGCCCGTCGGGGATCCGGGTGCCCGAGGGTGGCTCGACGACCACGTCCTTCGTGACGACAGCCTGCGCCACCACCCCGGGGCTGACCCTGACAGTGACCGGTGACGCCGGTATCAGCGTCACACCGTCCGCCTTCCCACCGGGTAGCCGGGAGAACTGGGTCACCGTATCGGCCGCACCCGGCAGCATCGGTGCCATCACTCGCATCACCGCGACCAGCAACGGGGCCTCCTGCCTGTCCGCCTCAGCGACGGTCACCGTCGGCCCCCCGACCTGA
- a CDS encoding IS5 family transposase (programmed frameshift) — MSDVEKYCPDSLWHLVQPLLPAHPERHQGGGRRRIDDRVAVAAIAYVLQTGCPWEALPESFPILRATAHRRFTERVKQGVMQAFHEATLDVLGAAGQIDWSRASVDAMHVRALKGDLTGRSPVDRGKPGSKIHAVSDRDGLPLTVLVTAANVNDHTVLEDVLDNLRAIRQPLGRPRRWPAKLHGDKGHDYRSCRELVRRRGMIARIARKGIESAAHLGRHRYVIERCLEWVSRFRRLARRYDRKASHFIGFLRLACALICYRRAARLNLLTSNNP, encoded by the exons GTGAGTGATGTGGAGAAGTACTGCCCGGATTCGTTGTGGCACCTCGTGCAGCCGTTGCTGCCCGCTCATCCGGAAAGGCATCAGGGTGGCGGGCGGCGGCGCATCGATGACCGTGTCGCGGTCGCGGCGATTGCGTACGTGTTGCAGACCGGCTGCCCGTGGGAGGCGTTGCCGGAATCGTTCCCGATCTTGCGGGCGACCGCGCATCGCCGGTTCACCGAGCGGGTGAAACAGGGCGTCATGCAGGCGTTTCATGAGGCGACGCTGGACGTGCTCGGCGCTGCCGGGCAGATCGACTGGTCACGGGCGAGCGTGGACGCTATGCACGTGCGGGCACTCAAA GGGGACCTGACCGGGCGCAGCCCGGTAGACCGGGGCAAGCCCGGCTCCAAGATCCATGCGGTCAGCGACCGTGACGGACTGCCGCTGACGGTGCTGGTGACCGCTGCCAACGTCAACGACCACACCGTGCTCGAGGATGTGCTCGACAACCTGCGCGCGATCCGGCAACCGCTCGGCCGGCCGCGGCGGTGGCCGGCCAAGCTGCACGGCGACAAAGGTCACGACTACCGGTCCTGCCGCGAGCTGGTCCGCCGGCGCGGCATGATCGCCCGGATCGCCCGCAAGGGCATCGAATCGGCCGCTCATCTGGGCCGGCACCGCTACGTCATCGAGCGCTGCCTGGAATGGGTCAGCCGGTTTCGGCGCCTGGCCCGCCGCTACGACCGTAAGGCTTCTCACTTCATCGGATTCCTGCGCCTGGCCTGCGCTTTGATCTGTTACCGCCGCGCCGCCCGCCTCAACCTGCTGACCAGCAACAACCCCTAA